One stretch of Pseudomonadota bacterium DNA includes these proteins:
- the ppa gene encoding inorganic diphosphatase, with protein MRIEAIPIGDNPPHDVNVLIEVPTGGEPIKYEIEKDSGTLFVDRFLYTPMRYPGNYGFVPHTLSDDGDPIDVVVCNARPIIPGAVMNCRVVGALIMEDDGGGDEKLVAVPSSKLTNRYERVQNYTDLPPIQIQQVEHFFLHYKDLEPNKWVKIGRWAGVDEAKDMVSTAIANAGGKRHGSS; from the coding sequence ATGCGCATCGAAGCCATCCCCATCGGGGACAATCCACCTCACGACGTTAACGTGCTGATTGAGGTTCCCACCGGCGGCGAACCGATCAAGTATGAGATCGAGAAGGATTCTGGCACCTTGTTTGTCGATCGTTTCTTGTACACGCCGATGCGCTACCCGGGGAACTATGGGTTTGTTCCCCACACCTTGTCTGACGATGGCGATCCGATCGACGTTGTGGTTTGCAACGCACGACCGATTATTCCGGGCGCGGTGATGAACTGCCGGGTCGTGGGTGCACTGATCATGGAAGATGATGGCGGGGGCGATGAGAAGCTCGTCGCCGTGCCCAGCAGCAAGCTGACCAACCGCTATGAACGGGTGCAGAACTACACCGATCTACCGCCCATTCAGATCCAGCAGGTCGAGCATTTCTTCTTGCACTACAAGGATCTCGAACCCAATAAATGGGTCAAAATTGGCCGTTGGGCCGGTGTGGACGAGGCAAAGGATATGGTCAGCACCGCGATCGCCAACGCTGGTGGCAAGCGTCACGGCAGCAGCTAG
- the typA gene encoding translational GTPase TypA yields the protein MANSSSAAPAGLRNIAIIAHVDHGKTTLIDVLLKESGLFRDNEQVAERAMDSNDLERERGITILAKVTSLTWQDKAGVGNRINIVDTPGHADFGGEVERILHMVDGVILLVDAAEGPMPQTKFVLAKALKLGLRPIVAINKIDKPESRPDAVLDEVFDLFAALDANEDQLDFPVLYGSAKQGWMAADPAGPKDDMTALFELVLDHVPAPRTEDGAFRLLATTLSANPYLGRILTGRIASGTVRANMPIKALGRDGAVIESGRASKVMTFKGLEMVPVDEAHAGDIVALAGLEKATVADTICDPSVSEPIAAQPIDPPTLSMTFMVNDSPLAGRDGDKLQSRVIRARLLAEAEGNVALKVDEGDNKDAFIVSGRGELQLAVLIETMRREGFELGVSRPQVVFRKDDGGALLEPIEEVTVDVDEEFSGAVVQKLSERRGDLVEMAPSGGGKQRLILHVPTRGLIGYHGEFMTDTRGTGIMNRSFHSYAPHKGAIKDRHTGVLISMSQGDAVAYALWNLEDRGPMMVDPGTPVYQGMIIGEHTRGNDLEVNVLKGKQLTNIRAAGKDDAVRLTTPIKMTLEKALAYIADDELVEVTPAAIRLRKRHLDPHERKRAAKAQAAA from the coding sequence ATGGCTAACTCTTCGTCTGCCGCGCCTGCCGGTCTGCGCAATATTGCGATCATCGCGCATGTCGATCACGGCAAAACCACCTTGATTGATGTTCTGCTCAAAGAATCCGGGCTGTTTCGCGACAATGAACAGGTCGCCGAGCGGGCGATGGATTCCAACGACCTGGAACGGGAACGTGGCATTACCATCCTTGCCAAGGTCACTTCACTGACGTGGCAAGATAAGGCCGGTGTCGGAAACCGGATCAATATCGTCGACACACCCGGCCACGCCGACTTCGGCGGTGAAGTCGAGCGTATCCTGCATATGGTCGATGGCGTCATCCTGTTGGTCGATGCGGCCGAAGGGCCGATGCCGCAAACGAAGTTTGTGCTCGCCAAGGCTCTGAAGCTCGGGCTGCGGCCGATTGTGGCCATCAACAAGATCGACAAGCCTGAGAGCCGACCGGACGCGGTGCTCGACGAGGTTTTCGACCTCTTTGCCGCACTTGACGCAAACGAAGATCAGCTTGATTTTCCCGTTCTTTACGGGTCAGCCAAGCAGGGCTGGATGGCGGCTGATCCGGCTGGACCCAAAGACGATATGACGGCCCTTTTCGAATTGGTGCTCGACCACGTTCCAGCTCCGAGAACCGAGGATGGCGCATTCCGTTTACTGGCAACGACCTTGTCTGCCAACCCCTATCTTGGCCGGATCCTGACCGGTCGCATCGCGTCTGGAACCGTTCGCGCCAATATGCCGATCAAAGCTCTGGGCCGCGACGGCGCGGTGATCGAAAGCGGCCGGGCCTCAAAGGTCATGACATTCAAGGGCCTTGAGATGGTGCCCGTCGATGAAGCGCATGCGGGTGATATCGTTGCGCTTGCCGGCCTCGAAAAGGCAACCGTCGCGGATACGATTTGTGATCCTTCCGTGAGCGAACCGATCGCCGCTCAGCCGATCGATCCGCCGACCCTTTCGATGACGTTCATGGTCAATGACAGCCCGTTGGCTGGCCGCGATGGTGACAAGCTGCAAAGCCGGGTCATTCGCGCTCGTTTGCTTGCGGAAGCCGAAGGCAACGTGGCGCTCAAGGTTGATGAGGGTGACAACAAGGACGCGTTCATTGTGTCAGGCCGCGGTGAATTGCAGCTCGCGGTGCTGATCGAGACCATGCGGCGGGAGGGGTTCGAGCTTGGTGTTTCACGACCGCAAGTGGTTTTCCGCAAGGATGACGGCGGAGCGCTGCTGGAGCCTATTGAGGAGGTCACCGTCGATGTTGACGAAGAATTCTCCGGCGCCGTTGTTCAGAAACTCTCCGAAAGGCGGGGCGACCTGGTTGAAATGGCCCCTTCGGGCGGCGGCAAGCAGCGTCTGATCCTGCATGTGCCAACACGTGGATTGATCGGCTATCACGGGGAGTTCATGACCGACACACGCGGGACAGGGATCATGAACCGTTCGTTCCACAGCTATGCGCCGCACAAAGGCGCGATCAAGGATCGCCATACCGGCGTGCTGATCTCTATGAGCCAGGGTGATGCTGTGGCGTATGCCCTGTGGAACCTTGAGGATCGTGGTCCAATGATGGTCGATCCCGGAACGCCGGTATACCAGGGCATGATCATCGGTGAGCACACCCGCGGCAATGATCTTGAAGTGAATGTGCTGAAGGGCAAACAGCTGACCAATATCCGAGCCGCCGGCAAGGATGATGCCGTCCGGTTGACCACACCGATCAAGATGACGCTGGAAAAGGCCCTTGCTTACATTGCCGATGACGAGTTGGTCGAAGTGACCCCGGCGGCCATTCGCCTGCGTAAGCGGCATCTTGATCCGCACGAGCGTAAGCGAGCGGCGAAGGCGCAAGCCGCAGCCTAG
- a CDS encoding cation-transporting P-type ATPase, producing the protein MNQNVPLQEQRASRLETGFSKGSNPYSSADWHGRSVAETIESLGTSPNGLTADAAVSRLREAGPNRLPEPARDGPLRRFARQFQNLLIYVLLAAATVTALLGHFVDTAVILAVVVVNAVIGFVQEGRAEQALAAIREMLAPAARVIRNGGRLTVEAEDLVPGDLVLLEPGDKVPADLRLTQTNALRVQEAVLTGESMPVEKGTVPVDPTVPLGDRLSMAYSGSMVTAGTGRGIIVATGGDTEVGRITGLLGQVEVVTTPLLKQMEQFARTITMVILAIAAGILGFGFFVAQMAFGEIFLAVVGLAVAAIPEGLPAILTVTLAIGVQGMARRRAIVRRLPAIEALGSVSVICSDKTGTLTCNEMTVASVATARRVFTLTGAGYDPDGRVEQDGKPVDPMDHPLLQDLAVGAALCNDADLIQSDGSWSIVGDPMEGALVTFANKVGLETSVLRAQNPQTDAIPFDAQHRFMASLHHDHEGEATIHVKGAPERIISMCTRQHGDGDGVADQAIDPAYWQARSEEIASKGQRVLAIATRRANPGARSLTFDDVQSGLTLLGLVGLIDPPRPEAIKAVAACRAAGISVKMITGDHAGTAGAIARDLGLANTRAVVTGADLDTFSPEMLRARVADTDVFARTSPEHKLRLVEALQAQGHAVAMTGDGVNDTPALKRADIGIAMGKTGTEAAKEAAEIVLADDNFATIAEAVRSGRAVYDNLKKAITFLLPVNGGEALALITALLLGLTLPITPVQILWVNMVSSVVLAMALAFEAPEPGIMSRPPRDAAEPILSRFVLWRVMFVSVLFSAGIFGMFTWARASGATLEEARTIAVNTLVVMEIFYLFSVRFLNTSSLSLKAVLGTKPVLIAIAAVTVLQFAFTYAPFMEALFDTRPLSLTQGLTVIAAGPLLLIILEIEKAVRAQLVTGSKHQVSA; encoded by the coding sequence ATGAACCAGAACGTCCCCCTCCAAGAACAACGTGCGAGCCGTTTGGAAACCGGTTTCAGTAAGGGTTCGAACCCTTACTCCTCTGCCGATTGGCACGGCCGCTCGGTGGCGGAAACCATCGAAAGTCTGGGAACCTCGCCCAACGGACTGACCGCCGATGCCGCTGTAAGCCGCCTCCGTGAGGCCGGCCCTAACAGGCTTCCTGAACCCGCGCGCGACGGTCCGCTTCGGAGGTTTGCCCGTCAATTTCAAAACCTGCTGATCTACGTCCTGCTGGCCGCCGCTACGGTGACGGCACTGTTGGGTCACTTCGTCGACACGGCGGTCATCCTGGCGGTCGTGGTGGTCAACGCCGTCATCGGGTTCGTGCAGGAGGGTCGCGCTGAACAGGCGCTTGCGGCCATTCGCGAGATGCTCGCCCCTGCCGCTCGCGTGATCCGCAACGGAGGCCGACTGACCGTTGAAGCTGAGGACCTTGTGCCCGGCGACCTCGTTTTGCTCGAACCAGGCGATAAGGTTCCCGCTGATCTGCGGCTCACGCAGACCAATGCGCTGCGTGTTCAGGAAGCCGTGTTAACCGGCGAGTCTATGCCCGTCGAAAAAGGCACGGTGCCTGTCGATCCCACTGTGCCGTTGGGCGATCGGCTTTCTATGGCCTATAGCGGTTCGATGGTGACTGCCGGCACCGGCCGAGGCATCATTGTAGCGACCGGCGGCGATACAGAGGTTGGGCGGATCACCGGCTTACTGGGCCAAGTGGAAGTCGTCACCACGCCGCTGCTCAAACAGATGGAGCAATTCGCCCGCACCATCACGATGGTCATCCTGGCAATTGCAGCCGGTATCCTTGGCTTCGGCTTCTTTGTCGCTCAGATGGCGTTTGGCGAGATATTCCTTGCAGTGGTCGGGCTTGCCGTCGCGGCGATCCCAGAGGGCCTGCCGGCTATTCTGACCGTTACACTTGCGATCGGGGTGCAGGGAATGGCGCGGCGGCGGGCGATCGTGCGCAGGCTGCCCGCCATTGAAGCGCTCGGCTCCGTTTCGGTGATATGCTCAGATAAGACGGGCACGCTCACCTGCAACGAGATGACGGTTGCGTCTGTGGCGACTGCACGTCGTGTCTTCACGCTAACCGGTGCAGGATACGATCCCGATGGGCGGGTTGAGCAGGACGGCAAGCCTGTTGATCCGATGGATCATCCCTTGCTCCAGGACTTGGCGGTTGGGGCGGCGCTCTGCAACGATGCGGATTTGATCCAGTCCGATGGCAGTTGGTCGATCGTCGGTGATCCAATGGAAGGCGCGCTGGTTACCTTCGCCAACAAGGTCGGGCTAGAAACGTCCGTCCTGCGCGCTCAGAATCCACAAACCGACGCGATTCCCTTCGATGCGCAACACCGGTTCATGGCGAGTTTGCATCACGATCATGAGGGCGAGGCCACCATCCACGTTAAGGGCGCGCCGGAACGTATCATATCAATGTGCACCCGCCAGCACGGCGATGGCGATGGTGTTGCCGACCAAGCCATCGACCCCGCCTACTGGCAGGCCCGGTCCGAAGAAATCGCCTCAAAAGGCCAGCGCGTTTTGGCCATCGCAACCAGGCGCGCCAATCCCGGGGCGCGGAGCCTTACCTTTGATGATGTGCAAAGCGGTCTGACGCTGTTGGGGTTGGTCGGTCTTATCGATCCGCCTAGGCCTGAAGCCATAAAGGCCGTTGCGGCATGTCGGGCTGCTGGTATTTCCGTCAAAATGATCACTGGTGACCATGCCGGGACCGCTGGCGCCATTGCGCGAGATCTGGGCCTTGCGAACACGCGCGCAGTTGTCACCGGCGCCGACCTCGATACCTTCTCGCCCGAAATGCTGCGGGCGCGGGTTGCAGATACCGATGTGTTTGCTCGCACCAGCCCCGAACACAAGCTGCGCCTCGTCGAAGCCCTGCAGGCCCAAGGTCATGCCGTGGCCATGACGGGCGATGGTGTCAACGATACGCCCGCGTTGAAGCGCGCCGATATCGGCATTGCAATGGGTAAGACGGGCACCGAAGCCGCCAAGGAGGCTGCCGAGATCGTGCTCGCAGATGATAATTTTGCGACTATTGCTGAGGCCGTACGATCTGGGCGCGCTGTGTACGATAATCTCAAGAAGGCAATCACCTTCCTGCTGCCCGTCAATGGTGGCGAGGCGCTCGCGCTCATCACAGCGCTTCTGCTTGGTCTCACCTTGCCCATCACGCCCGTGCAGATCCTTTGGGTCAACATGGTTAGCTCGGTTGTTCTGGCGATGGCGCTCGCGTTTGAGGCACCCGAACCGGGAATCATGAGCCGCCCCCCACGCGATGCGGCCGAGCCAATTCTCTCCCGGTTCGTGCTGTGGCGGGTCATGTTCGTCTCGGTCCTGTTTTCGGCGGGTATCTTCGGCATGTTCACCTGGGCTCGGGCGAGCGGAGCCACCTTGGAGGAAGCCCGCACCATCGCGGTCAACACGCTCGTCGTGATGGAGATCTTTTACCTCTTCTCGGTACGGTTCCTGAATACCAGCTCGCTGTCGCTGAAGGCTGTTCTCGGCACCAAGCCGGTGCTCATCGCGATCGCCGCTGTCACCGTCCTTCAGTTCGCGTTCACCTATGCTCCGTTCATGGAAGCGTTATTCGACACACGACCGTTGAGCCTTACGCAGGGTTTGACGGTCATTGCCGCAGGGCCCCTTCTGCTCATCATACTTGAGATCGAAAAAGCAGTCCGCGCGCAGCTTGTCACCGGCAGCAAGCACCAAGTTTCCGCATGA
- a CDS encoding esterase-like activity of phytase family protein: MLNRLLIGSAALVVSLSPGFAQDRNFNRIASFPVHLNAPDAEESSAEIISATSDGMTLVYTDGPASVVGLIDITDPGNPAPAGAFELEGEPTSVSVVGTTAFIGENTSASFTDPSGVLHALDVESRTVLASCDLGGQPDSVAASPDGSFVAVAIENERDEDLGDGRVGQMPAGFLTITQIVDGSLDCGSTMQVDLAGLADVAPDDPEPEYVSINGEGEIVVSLQENNHMVIVSSVGDVLSHFSAGDVTLDGVDTEEEGALLFSDTITVPREPDTVTWIDDTHFATANEGDMDGGSRGWTIFSQDGDVIYESGTDFEYAIIEIGHYPEQRSGNKGVEPESVTFDTFGDTPYVFVGSERGSVVGVYNVTDPANPVLKQLLPSGIGPEGYVTIPARNLLVSANEVDDEGPRAHVMLFEYQDAAATYPHLTSAGIEDLIGWGAISGQVMADDGTIFAVSDSFYGLQPRIFHIDPSETPARIVRAIDVTREGRPAQLLDMEGIALDGEGGFWIASEGRTDRLIPHAIYHVGADGEIEDFISLPPELLAVERRFGFEGITRVENVLYIAVQREWRDDPDGHAKVLSYDLEAEEWGVIHYPLTAPEQGWVGLSEIVAHDGFVYFIERDNQLDDRAVTKQITRVPLDAMADMVALGDTPAVLEPELIVDLLPYLTSTGGYVLDKVEGLAIAEDGTMWVSTDNDGVDDHSGETMFFAITPQM, translated from the coding sequence ATGTTAAACCGCCTACTCATAGGCTCCGCTGCCCTCGTCGTCAGCCTGTCACCCGGGTTTGCGCAGGACCGTAACTTCAACCGTATCGCGTCTTTTCCCGTGCATCTGAACGCCCCAGACGCCGAAGAATCATCGGCTGAAATCATCTCGGCAACTTCCGACGGGATGACACTGGTCTATACCGATGGCCCGGCAAGCGTGGTCGGGTTGATCGACATCACCGACCCCGGGAACCCTGCCCCAGCCGGCGCATTCGAACTGGAGGGTGAGCCCACTTCGGTCTCGGTGGTCGGGACCACGGCGTTTATCGGCGAGAACACCTCTGCGAGCTTCACCGACCCATCCGGCGTTCTGCACGCGCTGGACGTGGAAAGCCGCACCGTGTTGGCCAGCTGCGATCTTGGCGGCCAGCCCGACAGCGTTGCGGCGTCGCCCGACGGGAGCTTCGTGGCGGTCGCAATTGAAAACGAACGCGACGAAGACCTTGGCGATGGCCGGGTCGGCCAGATGCCGGCGGGTTTCCTGACCATAACGCAGATCGTTGATGGCAGCCTCGATTGCGGGTCGACCATGCAGGTCGATCTCGCGGGCCTCGCAGACGTTGCGCCGGACGACCCCGAACCGGAATATGTCTCGATCAACGGCGAAGGCGAGATCGTCGTCAGCCTTCAGGAAAACAATCATATGGTGATTGTTTCGTCTGTCGGCGACGTGCTCAGCCACTTCTCGGCGGGCGACGTTACCCTCGACGGCGTCGATACAGAGGAAGAGGGCGCCCTGCTCTTCTCCGACACGATCACCGTCCCACGCGAGCCCGACACCGTTACGTGGATCGACGACACCCATTTCGCGACCGCCAATGAAGGAGACATGGATGGCGGATCGCGCGGCTGGACCATTTTCTCGCAGGATGGCGACGTCATCTATGAGAGCGGGACCGACTTCGAGTACGCGATCATCGAAATCGGCCACTATCCCGAACAGCGCTCCGGCAACAAGGGCGTTGAGCCCGAGAGCGTGACCTTCGATACCTTCGGCGACACGCCTTACGTCTTTGTCGGATCTGAACGCGGCTCGGTTGTCGGCGTCTACAACGTCACTGACCCGGCCAATCCCGTGCTGAAGCAGCTCCTGCCATCGGGCATCGGGCCGGAAGGCTACGTCACCATCCCCGCGCGCAATCTGCTGGTTTCGGCCAATGAAGTGGACGATGAGGGTCCGCGGGCACACGTCATGTTGTTCGAATATCAGGACGCGGCGGCCACCTACCCTCACCTGACCAGCGCAGGTATTGAGGACCTCATAGGATGGGGCGCAATCTCCGGCCAGGTGATGGCGGATGATGGCACCATCTTTGCCGTCTCTGACAGCTTCTATGGTCTGCAGCCGCGTATCTTCCACATCGACCCGAGCGAGACCCCCGCACGGATCGTGCGCGCCATCGATGTCACACGGGAAGGCCGCCCGGCGCAGCTTCTCGACATGGAAGGCATCGCGCTCGACGGCGAAGGAGGCTTCTGGATCGCCTCCGAAGGTCGAACGGATCGGCTGATACCCCACGCGATCTATCATGTCGGCGCGGACGGCGAGATCGAGGACTTCATCAGCTTGCCGCCGGAGCTTTTGGCCGTCGAGCGCCGCTTCGGCTTCGAAGGCATCACCCGCGTGGAAAACGTCCTGTACATCGCCGTGCAGCGCGAATGGCGCGACGACCCCGATGGCCATGCCAAGGTGCTCAGCTACGATCTTGAAGCCGAGGAATGGGGCGTCATCCATTACCCGCTGACGGCCCCGGAGCAAGGATGGGTCGGCCTGTCGGAAATCGTCGCCCATGACGGCTTCGTCTACTTCATCGAACGCGATAATCAGCTCGATGATCGCGCGGTCACCAAGCAGATCACACGTGTGCCGCTCGACGCTATGGCCGACATGGTCGCTCTGGGCGACACGCCGGCGGTTCTTGAGCCGGAGCTCATCGTCGATCTCCTTCCCTATCTGACGTCCACTGGAGGCTACGTTCTCGACAAGGTCGAAGGCCTCGCCATCGCCGAAGACGGCACGATGTGGGTCTCCACCGATAATGACGGCGTCGACGACCATTCCGGCGAGACCATGTTCTTCGCGATTACGCCACAGATGTAG
- a CDS encoding helix-turn-helix domain-containing protein, which produces MLSKPFLTTHEIADLLKVGEQTVRTWIHHKELRAVKLGREYRVAVKDLEAFVNAHATRDADWDKAGATS; this is translated from the coding sequence ATGCTTAGCAAGCCTTTTCTGACGACCCATGAGATCGCTGACCTCCTAAAGGTTGGTGAGCAAACGGTCCGCACGTGGATCCATCACAAGGAACTGCGCGCGGTGAAGCTCGGGCGCGAATACCGTGTTGCGGTCAAGGATCTCGAAGCTTTCGTGAACGCCCATGCCACGCGTGATGCCGATTGGGACAAGGCTGGAGCAACGTCCTAG
- a CDS encoding GNAT family N-acetyltransferase → MSVEAITIRPAEPDDAQAITDVHDAAWMGAYRGIIPGAALARMVARRGPKWWSRLIAHRRGLLVLQYHGAVIGYVTFGANRSRSLRVRGEIYELYVAPAYQGLGFGARLFNAAMARLREARMAHFVAWVLEDNDMAVRFYTSMGGEPVAHGVERFDRTDVRKLAFTWGGRASSGRRLTGKTSTGRDLRSTGPRIRRKNEP, encoded by the coding sequence ATGAGCGTGGAAGCTATCACGATCCGCCCCGCTGAACCTGACGATGCGCAGGCCATCACCGATGTGCATGACGCGGCTTGGATGGGTGCCTACCGCGGTATTATCCCCGGTGCGGCGCTGGCTCGCATGGTGGCACGGCGCGGCCCGAAATGGTGGTCACGTCTGATCGCGCATCGCCGCGGCCTTCTTGTCTTGCAATATCATGGGGCCGTCATTGGATACGTCACCTTCGGCGCCAACCGGTCCCGTTCGCTGCGCGTGCGCGGTGAGATTTACGAGCTCTACGTTGCGCCTGCTTATCAGGGGCTTGGTTTTGGCGCGCGGCTGTTTAACGCGGCAATGGCGCGGCTCCGAGAGGCACGCATGGCTCACTTCGTGGCATGGGTGCTGGAAGACAACGACATGGCGGTGCGGTTCTACACGTCGATGGGCGGAGAACCGGTCGCCCATGGCGTCGAGCGTTTCGACCGAACCGATGTGCGCAAGCTTGCCTTCACCTGGGGAGGCCGTGCATCGAGCGGTCGACGTTTGACAGGTAAGACATCGACCGGGAGAGATCTCCGTTCCACCGGGCCGCGCATTCGCCGTAAGAACGAGCCTTAA
- a CDS encoding YggT family protein: MRAVLDVIMLILNLYWWVIIISAVMSWLLAFNVINPRNQVVGTIGRFVHGLTEPLLAPIRRFLPNLGGIDVSPIVLLLGIYFLQQLIVRYAYPNVF; this comes from the coding sequence ATGCGGGCCGTGCTGGACGTCATCATGCTCATCCTCAACCTTTATTGGTGGGTGATTATCATCTCGGCTGTGATGAGCTGGCTGCTGGCCTTCAACGTCATCAATCCACGCAATCAGGTGGTCGGGACGATTGGACGTTTTGTGCACGGGCTCACAGAGCCGCTCTTGGCACCCATACGACGCTTCCTGCCAAACCTAGGTGGCATCGATGTTTCGCCAATCGTGCTGCTGCTTGGCATCTATTTCCTGCAGCAACTGATCGTCCGCTACGCCTATCCAAACGTGTTCTAA